The Salvelinus sp. IW2-2015 linkage group LG31, ASM291031v2, whole genome shotgun sequence genome window below encodes:
- the LOC111955972 gene encoding E3 ubiquitin/ISG15 ligase TRIM25 isoform X2 has protein sequence MAQQGVLLDQDQFCCSVCLDLLKEPVTTGCGHSYCRSCIEGCWDQDDQKGVYSCPQCRQTFTPRPALRKNGMLAEVVEKLKKTGIQAAPPVLCYAGPGDMACDFCTGTRKQKALMSCLVCLVSYCETHLQPHYDIPGLKKHTLVKATAQLQEKICSHHDKLLEVYCRTDQKCICVLCMDEHKGHDTLSVVAERTEKQTQLGMSQQKVQQRVQRREKELKELQQAVESLKRSAQEAAEDNERIFTELIRSLEKLHTEAKELIKAQATAQVSRAEGLLEQLEQEIAELKRKDSELEQLSHTEDHIHFLQVTTLQFALLQGITNSVNDLSTIPHQYFGDLSEAVSELRETLQGFLKGQWTKISSAVNTVDVLLPPEPKTREQFLQYSCQLTLDPNTAHCNLSLSDGNKKITAKPGHLYLDHPDRFTYCCQVLXSEGLSGRCYWEVEMSGNDVSIAASYKDIKRTGGNDSVLGLNDKSWSLQCYHGGYRFRHNNVETQVSGPQSSRVGVYLDHKAGSLCFYSISGTRSLLHRVQTTFTQPLYPGFCFGYVGDTAELCKL, from the exons ATGGCTCAACAGGGAGTTCTGCTTGACCAGGATCAGTTCTGTTGTTCGGTCTGTCTGGATCTACTAAAGGAGCCGGTAACTACTGGCTGTGGACACAGTTACTGTAGGAGTTGTATTGAGGGCTGCTGGGATCAGGATGACCAGAAGGGCGTCTATAGCTGCCCCCAGTGCAGACAGACTTTCACTCCAAGACCTGCTCTGAGGAAAAATGGCATGTTGGCTGAGGTGGTAGAGAAACTGAAGAAGACAGGTATCCAGGCTGCTCCCCCTGTTTTGTGCTATGCTGGACCTGGAGATATGGCATGTGATTTCTGCACTGGGACCAGAAAGCAGAAAGCCCTCATGTCCTGTCTGGTGTGTTTGGTgtcttactgtgagactcacctccAACCTCACTATGATATTCCTGGCCTAAAGAAGCACACGTTGGTCAAAGCCACTGCGCAACTACAGGAAAAGATCTGCTCTCATCATGACAAACTGCTGGAGGTTTACTGTCGTACCGACCAGAAGTGTATCTGTGTGCTGTGTATGGATGAACATAAAGGCCATGATACACTGTCAGTAGTAGCAGAGAGGACTGAGAAACAG ACACAGCTGGGGATGAGTCAGCAGAAAGTCCAGCAGAGAGTCCAGCGGAGAGAGAAGGAGTTGAAGGAGCTCCAACAGGCTGTGGAGTCTCTCAAG CGCTCTGCACAGGAAGCTGCAGAGGACAATGAGAGGATCTTTACAGAGCTGATCCGCTCCCTGGAGAAACTGCACACCGAGGCGAAGGAGCTGATAAAAGCCCAGGCGACTGCTCAAGTGAGTCGTGCTGAAGGACTCCTGGAGCAACTGGAGCAGGAGATAGCTGAGCTGAAGAGGAAAGACAGTGAGCTagagcagctctcacacacagaggatcACATCCATTTCCTCCAAGTAACTACATTGCAATTTGCCTTGTTACAAGGAATAACAAATTCTGTCAATGACCTTTCGActat TCCTCATCAGTACTTTGGAGACYTGAGCGAGGCTGTGTCTGAGCTGAGAGAGACACTACAAGGCTTCCTTAAAGGACAATGGACCAAGATCTCCAGCGCAG TGAATACAGTGGATGTTCTATTACCTCCAGAGCCCAAGACCAGAGAACAGTTCTTACAAT ATTCCTGTCAGCTGACTCTGGACCCTAACACAGCACATtgcaacctctctctgtctgatgggAACAAAAAGATAACAGCTAAACCAGGCCATTTATATCTTGACCATCCAGACAGATTCACTTATTGCTGCCAGGTGCTGTGRAGTGAGGGTCTGTCTGGACGATGTTACtgggaggtggagatgagtggGAACGATGTTTCTATAGCAGCCTCATATAAAGATATTAAGAGAACAGGTGGTAATGACTCAGTATTAGGACtcaatgacaagtcctggagttTACAGTGTTATCATGGTGGTTATCGTTTCAGACACAATAATGTTGAGACTCAAGTATCAGGCCCTCAGTCCTCCAGAGTAGGAGTGTACCTGGATCACAAGGCAGGTTCTCTGTGCTTCTACAGTATTTCTGGTACAAGGAGCCTCCTCCACAGAGTCCAGACCACATTCACTCAGCCCCTCTATCCTGGGTTTTGCTTTGGTTATGTTGGAGATACTGCAGAGCTGTGTAAGTTGTAG
- the LOC111955972 gene encoding E3 ubiquitin/ISG15 ligase TRIM25 isoform X1 yields MAQQGVLLDQDQFCCSVCLDLLKEPVTTGCGHSYCRSCIEGCWDQDDQKGVYSCPQCRQTFTPRPALRKNGMLAEVVEKLKKTGIQAAPPVLCYAGPGDMACDFCTGTRKQKALMSCLVCLVSYCETHLQPHYDIPGLKKHTLVKATAQLQEKICSHHDKLLEVYCRTDQKCICVLCMDEHKGHDTLSVVAERTEKQTQLGMSQQKVQQRVQRREKELKELQQAVESLKRSAQEAAEDNERIFTELIRSLEKLHTEAKELIKAQATAQVSRAEGLLEQLEQEIAELKRKDSELEQLSHTEDHIHFLQSYSNPSVSSSDLPAIVVSPHQYFGDLSEAVSELRETLQGFLKGQWTKISSAVNTVDVLLPPEPKTREQFLQYSCQLTLDPNTAHCNLSLSDGNKKITAKPGHLYLDHPDRFTYCCQVLXSEGLSGRCYWEVEMSGNDVSIAASYKDIKRTGGNDSVLGLNDKSWSLQCYHGGYRFRHNNVETQVSGPQSSRVGVYLDHKAGSLCFYSISGTRSLLHRVQTTFTQPLYPGFCFGYVGDTAELCKL; encoded by the exons ATGGCTCAACAGGGAGTTCTGCTTGACCAGGATCAGTTCTGTTGTTCGGTCTGTCTGGATCTACTAAAGGAGCCGGTAACTACTGGCTGTGGACACAGTTACTGTAGGAGTTGTATTGAGGGCTGCTGGGATCAGGATGACCAGAAGGGCGTCTATAGCTGCCCCCAGTGCAGACAGACTTTCACTCCAAGACCTGCTCTGAGGAAAAATGGCATGTTGGCTGAGGTGGTAGAGAAACTGAAGAAGACAGGTATCCAGGCTGCTCCCCCTGTTTTGTGCTATGCTGGACCTGGAGATATGGCATGTGATTTCTGCACTGGGACCAGAAAGCAGAAAGCCCTCATGTCCTGTCTGGTGTGTTTGGTgtcttactgtgagactcacctccAACCTCACTATGATATTCCTGGCCTAAAGAAGCACACGTTGGTCAAAGCCACTGCGCAACTACAGGAAAAGATCTGCTCTCATCATGACAAACTGCTGGAGGTTTACTGTCGTACCGACCAGAAGTGTATCTGTGTGCTGTGTATGGATGAACATAAAGGCCATGATACACTGTCAGTAGTAGCAGAGAGGACTGAGAAACAG ACACAGCTGGGGATGAGTCAGCAGAAAGTCCAGCAGAGAGTCCAGCGGAGAGAGAAGGAGTTGAAGGAGCTCCAACAGGCTGTGGAGTCTCTCAAG CGCTCTGCACAGGAAGCTGCAGAGGACAATGAGAGGATCTTTACAGAGCTGATCCGCTCCCTGGAGAAACTGCACACCGAGGCGAAGGAGCTGATAAAAGCCCAGGCGACTGCTCAAGTGAGTCGTGCTGAAGGACTCCTGGAGCAACTGGAGCAGGAGATAGCTGAGCTGAAGAGGAAAGACAGTGAGCTagagcagctctcacacacagaggatcACATCCATTTCCTCCAA tCTTACTCCAATCCTAGTGTATCTTCTTCAGACTTACCCGCTATCGTTGTTAGTCCTCATCAGTACTTTGGAGACYTGAGCGAGGCTGTGTCTGAGCTGAGAGAGACACTACAAGGCTTCCTTAAAGGACAATGGACCAAGATCTCCAGCGCAG TGAATACAGTGGATGTTCTATTACCTCCAGAGCCCAAGACCAGAGAACAGTTCTTACAAT ATTCCTGTCAGCTGACTCTGGACCCTAACACAGCACATtgcaacctctctctgtctgatgggAACAAAAAGATAACAGCTAAACCAGGCCATTTATATCTTGACCATCCAGACAGATTCACTTATTGCTGCCAGGTGCTGTGRAGTGAGGGTCTGTCTGGACGATGTTACtgggaggtggagatgagtggGAACGATGTTTCTATAGCAGCCTCATATAAAGATATTAAGAGAACAGGTGGTAATGACTCAGTATTAGGACtcaatgacaagtcctggagttTACAGTGTTATCATGGTGGTTATCGTTTCAGACACAATAATGTTGAGACTCAAGTATCAGGCCCTCAGTCCTCCAGAGTAGGAGTGTACCTGGATCACAAGGCAGGTTCTCTGTGCTTCTACAGTATTTCTGGTACAAGGAGCCTCCTCCACAGAGTCCAGACCACATTCACTCAGCCCCTCTATCCTGGGTTTTGCTTTGGTTATGTTGGAGATACTGCAGAGCTGTGTAAGTTGTAG